In Macrobrachium rosenbergii isolate ZJJX-2024 chromosome 16, ASM4041242v1, whole genome shotgun sequence, a single genomic region encodes these proteins:
- the LOC136847266 gene encoding uncharacterized protein, which produces MMQVVWFGCYRGQAPLKRSDLGFGKVSRWNVPTTTARFCKPSVFLKFVFSNAGRQSAQIVGTALPTMVSSRIHQLIGGFPVLEDSQLKLLELHYHPWSHPGYLNRWEKQEIVPLMCTGFYAASSEGLRQDTFLAANKSIIENREPLNDRQTLHAVIEVPAHRMKKNSY; this is translated from the exons ATGATGCAGGTGGTTTGGTTTGGTTGTTATAGAGGACAGGCACCTCTGAAGAGGTCTGATCTTGGTTTTGGGAAAGTTTCCCGTTGGAATGTGCCAACGACGACAGCAAGATTCTGTAAACCTTCAGTTTTCCTTAAATTTGT GTTTTCCAATGCTGGAAGACAGTCAGCTCAAATTGTTGGAACTGCACTGCCAACCATGGTCTCGTCCAGGATACATCAATTGATAGGAG GTTTTCCAGTGCTGGAAGACAGCCAGCTCAAATTGTTGGAACTGCACTACCATCCATGGTCTCATCCAGGATACCTCAATCGATGGGAG AAACAAGAAATTGTCCCACTGATGTGTACAGGTTTTTATGCAGCATCTTCAGAGGGTTTAAGACAAGACACTTTCCTTGCTGCCaacaaaa GTATAATTGAGAATCGGGAACCTCTCAACGACAGACAGACATTGCATGCAGTAATCGAAGTTCCAGCTCATCGGATGAAGAAAAATTCGTACTAA
- the LOC136847268 gene encoding uncharacterized protein: MARRGYKKLYCVSLFWLLWVVFFLAPYIISHGYRSNEYYCKYGCRGSPPLINTPTCVIPDFDPNHPSIVQFRERITEPKELVCSTKDPLTEVSGLNLMFYEERLPLYGSSKATVSCYYQAIQRVEQNPDKYDINCDNKYVLKEAVPITSAKTRIYDDAIVVTCDDSLSWWSVYKDVHYFIQPRRAEKQTKRFKEEVDAGGKRPEKLNVIIMGTDSVSRGNLRRHMPKTFDYLKNELRAVDLQGFNKVGDNTNPNIVAMLMGLTHEDLDEFHKPKRWYEAKFDDYPFIWKNFSENGYATIYSEDSPNIGTFTFQKFGFVREPTDYYTRPYFVASDEIIGHRGNGAFTVAPPCQGSKWTIKIIHKLSLDMAEVLKDVPYFGLYWTVCLTHESLDLAALADEPSVDYLRQLHDGGYLENSVLFFLSDHGLRFGEFRKTYPGLLEERMPYVMIRLPDWFKDRYPDAFNNLSTNERRLTSTFDLYVTLRDILRRDYAHPRESTPAKYGQSLFQEVPFNRTCEHAGIPDKFCSCQDTEEVDPNDRRLHEAADSAVQALNEGLKAFPNCSVLSLDKVIGGRIGRPKEAPAASYKYTVFVDYIVMFVTKPGGGEMEARLQLHADRYHLMSDVSRINRYGNQSHCIQDVNYVKYCFCQDLLSQD, from the exons ATGGCAAGAAGAG gaTATAAGAAGCTGTACTGCGTGTCTCTCTTTTGGCTCTTATGGGTCGTCTTCTTCCTTGCTCCATATATAATAAGCCATGGATACAGGAGCAACGAATACTACTGCAAGTATGGATGTCGAG GTTCCCCTCCACTCATCAATACGCCTACCTGTGTCATCCCAGACTTCGATCCTAATCACCCCAGTATAGTGCAGTTTCGTGAAAGGATAACAGAACCAAAAGAA CTAGTTTGCTCAACAAAAGATCCCTTGACTGAGGTCTCAGGGTTAAATCTCATGTTCTATGAAGAGAGACTGCCTTTGTATGGGTCTTCAAAAGCGACTGTAAGCTGCTATTATCAGGCCATTCAGAGGGTGGAACAAAATCCTgacaaatatgacataaactgcGACAATAAATATGT CTTGAAAGAGGCTGTTCCCATCACCTCCGCCAAGACGCGCATTTACGACGATGCAATTGTCGTAACCTGTGATGACTCCTTGTCGTGGTGGTCAGTCTACAAGGATGTCCATTATTTCATACAGCCACGGAGagcagagaaacaaacaaaaagattcAAG GAAGAGGTAGATGCGGGAGGCAAGAGACCTGAAAAACTGAACGTAATCATCATGGGAACGGACTCTGTTTCCAGAGGCAACCTCCGGAGGCACATGCCGAAGACTTTCGACTACCTGAAGAACGAGCTTCGCGCCGTCGACCTTCAAGGTTTCAACAAAGTTGGTGACAACACCAACCCAAACATTGTGGCGATGCTCATGGGCCTCACCCACGAGGATCTCGACGAGTTCCACAAGCCAAAGAGGTGGTACGAGGCTAAATTTGACGACTACCCTTTTATCTGGAAGAATTTCTCCGAAAATGGGTACGCCACGATATACAGCGAAGACTCTCCAAATATCGGAACCTTTACTTTTCAGAAATTCGGCTTTGTCCGAGAGCCAACAGATTATTACACTAGGCCTTACTTCGTTGCTTCCGACGAGATAATAGGCCACCGTGGCAACGGTGCATTTACTGTGGCTCCTCCTTGTCAGGGTAGTAAATGGACCATCAAAATTATCCACAAGTTATCTTTGGATATGGCCGAGGTCTTGAAAGATGTACCTTATTTCGGCCTGTATTGGACTGTATGTCTGACCCACGAGTCGCTGGACTTGGCTGCTCTTGCCGACGAGCCTTCCGTCGACTACCTGCGGCAGTTGCACGACGGGGGTTACCTTGAGAACTCTGTCCTCTTCTTCCTCAGCGACCACGGCTTGCGGTTCGGAGAATTCAGGAAGACATACCCGGGACTGCTGGAAGAGCGGATGCCCTATGTCATGATAAGACTTCCCGACTGGTTCAAGGATCGGTACCCAGACGCATTTAACAATTTGTCGACCAATGAGAGACGTCTGACCTCGACCTTCGACCTTTACGTAACACTGCGAGACATTTTACGCCGAGACTACGCACATCCAAGGGAAAG TACCCCTGCTAAATATGGTCAGAGTTTGTTCCAAGAGGTTCCCTTCAACCGAACCTGTGAACACGCCGGGATTCCGGATAAATTTTGTTCTTGTCAAGACACTGAAGAAGTTGATCCGAATGACAGAAGACTTCATGAAGCAGCTGATTCTGCCGTTCAGGCTCTTAATGAAGGTCTTAAGGCTTTCCCAAACTGTTCGGTGTTAAGTTTAGATAAG GTCATCGGAGGACGTATTGGGCGGCCCAAAGAGGCCCCGGCTGCTAGTTACAAATATACTGTTTTCGTGGACTACATTGTTATGTTCGTCACGAAACCAG GTGGAGGGGAGATGGAGGCACGCTTACAGCTTCACGCGGACAGATACCATCTGATGAGTGACGTATCCAGGATCAACAGATATGGAAATCAGAGTCACTGCATACAAGATGTGAATTATGTCAAATATTGTTTCTGCCAAGACTTGTTATCACAGGACTAG